The following are encoded together in the Adhaeribacter arboris genome:
- a CDS encoding efflux RND transporter permease subunit produces MFSKFIHRPVFAIIISVIIVFVGGLAIKQLPISQFPDIAPTTVNIFIAYPGSSADVLVKSTLITLEQAINGVEGMRYIATDATSAGEATLRIIFEPGTNPNDAVIRVKTRVDQVMPLLPELVQREGVVITPIQPSMLMYVNLYSKTKSIDEKFLFNYATVKMIPEIQRTKGVARAQILGSRRYAMRVWLNPDRMRAYKISVEEVMEALGEQSIIGRPGRLGQSSGIAAQSLEYVLTYKGRYNKPEEYESIIIRANAEGESIHLKDIATVELGSEFFDIYSNLDGQPSAAIVLKQNYGSNASDVIAEVKAKLEDMKTSFPPGMDYKISYDVSQFLDASIEQVIDTLRDAFILVAIVVFIFLGDWRSTLIPILAVPVSLIGAFFVIQFFGLSINLITLFALVLAIGIVVDNAIVVVEAVHAKMEEKHLSPYKATVEVLREIGGAIIAITLVMTAVFVPLVFMTGPVGIFYRQFSITMASSIVISAVIALTLTPVLCAMLLKNNHGKPKKTNLLSRALDGFNSWFERLTGRYVNLLRSIVSRRWLTFGILLAFGVGIFYENKILPAGFIPNEDQGTIYAIIQTPPGSTLEKTNQVSQRLQKICEEIDGVESVSSLAGYEIMTEGRGSNAGTCLINLKSWSDRKHTVKEIMEELEEKSKGLGAVVEFFEPPAIPGFGSSGGFSMRLLDKNTDTDYHEFDKINQQFMDNLRKRPELTGLFTFFAANYPQYDLEIDNNLAMQKGVSIGKAMENLNILIGSTYEQGFIKFNQFFKVYVQSDPKFRRLPTDLLNLFVKNDHGDMVPYSAFMKLKKTQGPNEVTRFNLYNSAAIQGLPAGGYTTADAIQAIQEVAAKTLPKGYDIAWEGLSYDESIRGNESLYVFIVVLLFVYFVLAAQYESFIIPFAVVLSLPVGVFGSFLLLKLMGLENNIYAQIGLIMLVGLLGKNAVLIVEFAVQKRQQGATILNAAIEGAKVRFRPILMTSFAFVAGLIPLISATGAGAIGNRTIGASALGGMLFGTIFGVIIIPGLYYIFARMADGRHLIKDEHETPLTEEYVYVIDSVAQVEESENHV; encoded by the coding sequence ATGTTTAGTAAGTTCATACATAGACCCGTATTTGCGATTATAATATCGGTCATTATTGTTTTTGTGGGTGGCTTGGCTATCAAGCAATTACCTATTTCCCAATTTCCGGATATTGCTCCCACCACCGTCAATATCTTTATTGCTTACCCCGGATCCAGTGCCGATGTACTGGTAAAATCTACACTGATTACCCTGGAACAGGCTATTAACGGGGTAGAAGGTATGCGGTATATTGCGACGGATGCCACCAGTGCCGGTGAAGCTACTCTCCGCATCATTTTTGAACCGGGAACTAACCCCAACGATGCGGTTATTCGAGTCAAGACCAGGGTGGACCAGGTAATGCCGCTCTTGCCCGAATTAGTACAACGGGAAGGGGTGGTGATTACCCCCATCCAGCCGAGTATGTTGATGTACGTTAACCTCTATTCCAAGACCAAGAGTATAGACGAAAAATTCTTATTCAACTACGCTACCGTTAAAATGATCCCGGAAATACAGCGGACCAAAGGGGTAGCCCGGGCCCAAATATTGGGTAGCCGCCGGTACGCCATGCGCGTTTGGCTAAACCCGGACCGGATGCGGGCCTATAAAATATCGGTGGAAGAAGTAATGGAGGCTTTAGGCGAGCAAAGTATTATCGGGCGTCCGGGCCGGTTAGGCCAAAGCTCCGGTATAGCTGCTCAGTCCCTGGAATATGTGCTCACCTACAAAGGCCGGTACAACAAACCGGAAGAGTATGAAAGTATTATTATCCGGGCCAATGCCGAAGGGGAAAGCATCCACCTAAAGGATATTGCCACGGTAGAGCTGGGAAGTGAGTTTTTTGATATTTATTCTAACCTCGATGGCCAACCTTCGGCCGCTATTGTGTTAAAGCAGAACTACGGCAGTAATGCCAGCGATGTAATTGCCGAAGTAAAAGCCAAGCTGGAGGACATGAAAACTTCCTTTCCTCCGGGCATGGATTATAAAATTAGCTATGACGTTTCTCAATTTCTGGATGCATCTATCGAGCAGGTAATTGATACGTTGCGCGATGCGTTTATTTTGGTGGCCATTGTAGTTTTTATATTCCTGGGCGATTGGCGCTCTACCCTAATCCCGATTCTGGCGGTGCCGGTATCCTTAATCGGGGCGTTTTTTGTTATTCAGTTTTTTGGGCTATCTATCAACCTGATTACTTTATTCGCGCTGGTACTGGCCATTGGTATCGTAGTAGATAATGCGATTGTGGTAGTGGAGGCGGTACACGCCAAAATGGAAGAAAAGCATCTTTCGCCTTATAAAGCTACCGTAGAAGTACTGCGGGAAATTGGGGGTGCTATTATCGCCATTACATTGGTTATGACGGCGGTATTTGTGCCGTTGGTATTCATGACCGGCCCGGTGGGTATATTCTACCGGCAGTTCTCTATTACTATGGCCAGTTCCATTGTTATTTCAGCCGTGATCGCGCTTACGCTTACCCCGGTATTGTGCGCCATGTTATTAAAAAATAACCATGGTAAACCCAAAAAGACGAACCTACTATCCAGAGCGCTTGATGGTTTTAATAGTTGGTTTGAAAGACTTACCGGAAGGTACGTGAACCTTTTAAGATCAATCGTGAGCAGAAGATGGCTTACTTTCGGTATTTTACTGGCATTTGGAGTAGGAATATTCTACGAGAATAAAATTTTACCGGCAGGATTTATTCCGAATGAAGACCAAGGAACTATCTATGCCATTATCCAGACCCCACCCGGTTCTACCCTCGAAAAAACCAACCAGGTGTCGCAAAGACTGCAGAAAATCTGCGAAGAAATTGATGGGGTAGAATCGGTATCTTCTTTGGCCGGTTACGAGATTATGACCGAAGGACGGGGATCCAATGCCGGTACTTGTCTGATTAACCTGAAAAGCTGGTCGGATCGGAAACATACCGTGAAAGAAATCATGGAAGAATTAGAGGAGAAATCGAAAGGCCTGGGGGCTGTGGTAGAATTCTTTGAACCACCAGCCATCCCGGGTTTTGGTTCTTCCGGCGGTTTTTCTATGCGTTTACTGGATAAAAATACCGATACCGACTACCACGAGTTTGATAAAATAAATCAACAATTCATGGATAATCTGCGCAAGCGGCCAGAGCTTACGGGCTTGTTCACCTTTTTCGCCGCTAATTATCCGCAATACGATTTAGAGATTGACAATAATCTGGCGATGCAAAAAGGAGTATCTATCGGCAAAGCGATGGAAAACCTTAATATTTTAATTGGTAGTACCTACGAACAAGGGTTTATTAAATTTAACCAGTTTTTCAAAGTGTACGTGCAGTCCGATCCTAAATTCAGAAGGCTCCCGACTGACCTTTTAAACCTTTTTGTTAAAAATGACCACGGCGATATGGTGCCCTATTCGGCGTTTATGAAGCTTAAAAAAACGCAGGGCCCCAACGAAGTTACCCGTTTTAATTTGTACAACTCAGCTGCTATTCAGGGCCTTCCGGCCGGGGGGTATACTACGGCCGATGCCATACAAGCCATTCAGGAGGTTGCCGCTAAGACATTACCTAAAGGATACGACATTGCCTGGGAAGGTCTTTCTTACGACGAATCCATCCGGGGGAATGAGTCGCTGTATGTATTTATTGTGGTATTGCTGTTTGTCTACTTTGTGTTGGCAGCTCAGTACGAGAGCTTTATTATTCCGTTTGCGGTAGTGCTGTCGCTGCCGGTGGGAGTATTTGGTTCGTTTTTGTTGCTGAAATTAATGGGGCTGGAAAATAACATTTATGCCCAGATCGGACTCATTATGTTGGTTGGTTTATTGGGTAAAAATGCCGTGTTGATTGTAGAATTTGCCGTTCAGAAGCGCCAGCAAGGAGCCACCATACTCAACGCTGCCATAGAAGGGGCTAAGGTACGTTTCCGTCCTATCTTAATGACCTCTTTTGCCTTTGTGGCCGGGTTGATTCCGTTGATTAGTGCTACCGGTGCCGGCGCCATTGGTAACCGCACCATTGGAGCTTCTGCTCTGGGTGGTATGTTATTCGGAACCATTTTCGGGGTTATCATTATCCCGGGATTGTACTACATATTCGCCCGAATGGCAGATGGCCGTCATTTGATTAAAGATGAACACGAAACGCCTTTAACCGAAGAGTATGTTTATGTCATTGACAGTGTTGCCCAAGTTGAAGAAAGTGAAAACCATGTATAA